Proteins encoded in a region of the Phenylobacterium glaciei genome:
- a CDS encoding metallopeptidase family protein, whose product MSDAPDASGLAPSLDDLAALAEAAFAALPDDFRKMTGDVIFRVDDFAAKEVLDELGIEDAFELTGLYQGVDIGRRTLFDPSPQPSMIFLYRRPILDEWVDRGDVTLAELVSHVLVHEIGHHFGLSDDDIDAIEGD is encoded by the coding sequence ATGAGTGACGCCCCCGACGCCAGCGGCCTGGCCCCCTCCCTCGACGACCTCGCGGCCCTGGCCGAGGCGGCCTTCGCCGCCCTGCCGGACGATTTCCGCAAGATGACCGGGGACGTAATCTTCCGGGTCGACGACTTCGCGGCCAAGGAGGTGCTCGATGAACTGGGCATCGAGGACGCCTTCGAACTGACGGGGCTCTATCAGGGCGTGGACATCGGCCGGCGGACCCTGTTCGATCCCTCTCCCCAGCCCTCGATGATCTTCCTCTACCGCCGGCCGATCCTGGATGAGTGGGTCGACCGCGGCGACGTGACGCTTGCCGAACTGGTCAGTCACGTCCTGGTCCACGAGATCGGGCACCATTTCGGGCTGTCGGATGACGACATCGACGCGATCGAGGGGGATTGA
- a CDS encoding ferritin-like domain-containing protein has translation MAADGNITKDIIYEAVAPDDFESMLDLDRYGNRSTAFDKIISATHDHFWDPLDKKYIDFDEPFDMENEMLLPENMIISLGTDYVSNHLTDWKTRVRFANQSALRSFSSILHGEQGALNLSASLCHVLLDQGAQEYAANQTREEARHVTAFAKYIKARWGRPVEAGPTLKALLIDIIGSPEVYKKIIGMQMLVEGLAMGAFATFFNNINDPLGKKLMQLVMTDEAFHHKFGKIWADRTIPHLSEAEHEIIETWAAHCFQTLLFNLVAPTQQRDLYEEFGLDPDRVIAEMAANMNDETRREDMKEQSNIFRVLVKTLLNAGIITERTRAFYAIYVDLEELKAEGDRMVGDDIAEEGIAYLQEINFKDRIAQSISIAAE, from the coding sequence ATGGCCGCCGACGGCAATATCACCAAGGACATCATCTACGAGGCCGTGGCCCCGGACGACTTTGAGTCCATGCTGGACCTCGACCGCTACGGCAATCGGTCCACCGCCTTCGACAAGATCATCTCGGCCACCCACGACCATTTCTGGGATCCGCTCGACAAGAAGTACATCGACTTCGACGAGCCCTTCGACATGGAGAACGAGATGCTCCTGCCGGAGAACATGATCATCTCCCTGGGCACGGACTATGTCTCCAACCACCTCACCGACTGGAAGACCCGCGTGCGGTTCGCCAACCAGTCGGCGCTGCGGTCCTTCTCCTCGATCCTGCATGGCGAGCAAGGCGCGCTGAACCTGTCGGCCAGCCTGTGCCACGTGCTGCTGGACCAGGGGGCGCAGGAATACGCCGCCAACCAGACCCGCGAAGAGGCCCGCCACGTCACGGCCTTCGCCAAGTACATCAAGGCCCGCTGGGGCCGCCCGGTGGAAGCCGGCCCCACCCTGAAGGCCCTGCTGATCGACATCATCGGCAGCCCGGAAGTCTACAAGAAGATCATCGGCATGCAGATGCTGGTGGAGGGCCTGGCGATGGGCGCCTTCGCCACCTTCTTCAACAATATCAACGACCCGCTCGGCAAGAAGCTGATGCAGCTGGTGATGACCGACGAGGCCTTCCACCACAAGTTCGGCAAGATCTGGGCCGACCGGACCATCCCGCACCTGAGCGAAGCCGAGCACGAGATCATCGAGACCTGGGCTGCCCACTGCTTCCAGACCCTGCTGTTCAACCTGGTGGCGCCCACCCAGCAGCGCGACCTCTATGAGGAGTTCGGCCTCGATCCCGACCGCGTCATCGCCGAGATGGCCGCCAACATGAACGACGAGACCCGCCGCGAGGACATGAAGGAACAGTCCAACATCTTCCGCGTGCTGGTGAAGACCCTGCTGAACGCCGGCATCATCACCGAGCGGACGCGGGCCTTCTACGCCATCTATGTGGACCTGGAGGAGCTGAAGGCCGAGGGCGACCGCATGGTCGGCGACGACATCGCCGAGGAAGGCATCGCCTACCTGCAGGAGATCAACTTCAAGGACCGCATCGCCCAGTCGATCTCCATCGCCGCGGAGTAG
- a CDS encoding zf-TFIIB domain-containing protein, producing MPLLLCPNDNSSMNTVDRAGVQFDMCPTCRGVWLDRGELEKLLAGAVDDAPAAPPQAAFRQAPPPAQPPGQPWGYGERGERGERGERGERGERGEYGERGEYGERGHGGYHKKRSIFDIFD from the coding sequence ATGCCCCTGCTCCTATGTCCCAACGACAACAGCTCGATGAACACGGTGGACCGCGCCGGCGTGCAGTTTGACATGTGTCCCACCTGCCGAGGCGTGTGGCTGGACCGCGGCGAGCTGGAGAAGCTGCTGGCCGGCGCCGTCGACGACGCCCCTGCCGCTCCGCCCCAGGCGGCCTTCCGCCAGGCCCCGCCCCCCGCCCAGCCGCCCGGCCAGCCCTGGGGCTACGGAGAGCGAGGCGAACGCGGCGAACGCGGCGAACGCGGCGAACGCGGCGAACGCGGCGAATATGGGGAGCGCGGTGAGTACGGCGAGCGCGGCCACGGCGGTTACCACAAGAAGCGTTCGATCTTCGACATCTTCGACTGA
- a CDS encoding Fe2+-dependent dioxygenase, with the protein MIVLTDILGAAEVARITEGLAEAPYRDGRATAGPDARRVKLNQQARGDDPQVAELAASVRLALEGHPTFQALARPARWSRLMFSRYVPGQRYGLHADAATMTDEHGWPLRTDLSFTVFLSDPAAYEGGALRLLGRDGERSFRPEAGSVVLYATGQLHEVTPVTDGVRLACVGWVQSQVRRADQRDLLFELERARDELPEGDPRLRIDNAIGNLLRMWGEG; encoded by the coding sequence ATGATCGTGCTGACCGACATCCTGGGCGCCGCCGAGGTGGCGCGCATCACCGAGGGGCTGGCCGAGGCGCCCTATCGGGACGGACGGGCCACCGCCGGTCCCGACGCGCGCCGGGTCAAGCTGAACCAACAGGCGCGCGGCGACGATCCCCAGGTCGCCGAACTTGCCGCCTCGGTGAGGCTCGCCCTTGAGGGCCATCCCACCTTCCAGGCCCTGGCGCGGCCGGCCCGGTGGTCGCGGCTGATGTTCTCCCGGTATGTCCCGGGTCAGCGTTACGGCCTGCACGCCGACGCCGCGACGATGACCGACGAGCATGGCTGGCCATTGCGGACGGACCTGAGCTTCACGGTGTTTCTCTCCGACCCCGCCGCCTATGAAGGCGGCGCGCTGCGGCTGCTGGGGCGGGACGGCGAGCGCAGCTTCCGGCCGGAGGCCGGGTCGGTGGTGCTCTATGCCACCGGACAGCTGCATGAGGTGACACCGGTGACGGACGGGGTGCGGCTGGCCTGCGTGGGATGGGTGCAGAGCCAGGTCCGGCGCGCCGACCAGCGGGATCTGCTGTTCGAGCTCGAGCGCGCGCGGGACGAACTGCCCGAGGGCGACCCCCGCCTGCGTATCGACAACGCCATCGGCAATCTTCTGAGGATGTGGGGGGAGGGCTAG
- a CDS encoding VOC family protein, which translates to MAKFTTCLWFDHGEARQAADFYAGLFPDSHVGPAAKAPSDFPDGKAGAELTVAFTVLGQAFMGLNGGPLFKPNEAVSFVVETDGQADTDKYWDAIVGNSGQESQCGWCKDRWGFSWQITPRQLNQAMSDPDPAVAKRVFEAMMTMKKIDVARIEAARRG; encoded by the coding sequence ATGGCCAAGTTCACCACCTGCCTGTGGTTCGACCACGGCGAGGCCCGGCAGGCCGCCGACTTCTACGCCGGCCTGTTCCCCGACAGCCATGTCGGACCCGCCGCGAAGGCGCCTAGCGACTTTCCCGACGGCAAGGCCGGCGCCGAGCTGACGGTGGCGTTCACCGTGCTCGGCCAGGCCTTCATGGGCCTCAACGGCGGCCCCCTCTTCAAGCCCAACGAGGCGGTCTCCTTCGTGGTGGAGACCGACGGCCAGGCCGACACCGACAAATACTGGGACGCCATCGTCGGCAATAGCGGGCAGGAGAGCCAGTGCGGCTGGTGCAAGGACCGCTGGGGCTTCTCCTGGCAGATCACCCCGCGCCAGCTGAACCAGGCCATGTCCGACCCCGACCCGGCGGTGGCCAAGCGGGTGTTCGAGGCGATGATGACGATGAAGAAGATCGACGTGGCGAGGATCGAGGCGGCAAGGCGGGGGTAG
- a CDS encoding TrmH family RNA methyltransferase, producing MEETTAPKKSARIRADEIKAFRCKNLIAVLENPSDLRNIGTVIRNVNALGVEKIYVVDPRRSLADDWQELRTGKKLSGTSASAVKWTFVKRFDSTDECFDYLEKKHFKSIVTSPHVKGKASIFLDEGDYTTHAKLAVWFGSEAVGISDRAVERAETCVSIPMFGMIESLNLGTSSGIVLYEVAKQRRAYQAKYRLRDQRGARATPLPTVIAPKVS from the coding sequence ATGGAAGAGACAACCGCACCGAAGAAGTCGGCTCGCATCCGCGCTGACGAGATCAAGGCCTTTCGCTGCAAGAACCTGATCGCTGTCCTCGAGAACCCGAGCGACTTGAGAAACATCGGGACTGTGATCCGGAACGTGAACGCCCTCGGCGTCGAGAAAATCTATGTGGTCGATCCGCGCCGGTCCCTTGCCGATGATTGGCAGGAGTTGCGCACCGGGAAGAAGCTTTCTGGCACATCTGCCTCCGCGGTGAAGTGGACGTTTGTGAAACGCTTCGACAGCACTGACGAATGCTTCGACTATCTTGAGAAAAAGCACTTCAAATCGATCGTCACCTCACCGCACGTGAAGGGCAAGGCGAGCATTTTCCTGGACGAAGGCGACTACACTACCCACGCCAAACTCGCGGTCTGGTTCGGCAGCGAAGCGGTGGGGATCAGTGATCGAGCCGTCGAGCGGGCGGAAACGTGCGTTTCAATTCCAATGTTCGGCATGATCGAGAGCCTCAACCTTGGAACAAGCTCGGGCATTGTCCTCTATGAGGTCGCCAAGCAGAGGCGCGCCTATCAGGCGAAATATCGATTGCGCGACCAGCGGGGCGCCCGGGCCACGCCACTGCCGACTGTGATCGCCCCGAAGGTCTCGTAA
- a CDS encoding BrnA antitoxin family protein has protein sequence MKTKLDKAETPPALTDAQREHLAELAALPDESIDTRDIPELSDEAWAAGVRGRFYRPVKQQITARVDADVLDWLKSQGRGYQGRLNAILRREMLASLKQARRA, from the coding sequence ATGAAAACGAAGCTTGATAAGGCGGAAACCCCGCCGGCTTTGACCGACGCGCAGCGCGAGCACCTGGCCGAGTTGGCGGCGCTGCCTGACGAGTCGATCGACACCCGCGACATCCCCGAGCTGTCCGACGAGGCATGGGCCGCCGGCGTCCGTGGGCGCTTCTATCGGCCCGTAAAGCAGCAGATCACCGCCCGCGTCGACGCCGACGTGCTGGATTGGCTCAAGTCGCAGGGAAGGGGCTATCAAGGCCGCCTCAACGCCATTCTGCGGCGGGAAATGCTGGCATCGCTCAAGCAGGCGCGCCGGGCGTAA
- a CDS encoding BrnT family toxin, translated as MTSVRFEWDEAKNLSNQRKHDGVSFEDARQVFQDPLHISVQDRIEGGEQRWQTVGAVQGVLILLVAHTVTEQDADGGSVEIIRIISARRATPRERRRYENEA; from the coding sequence ATGACCAGCGTCCGATTTGAATGGGACGAGGCTAAAAACCTCTCAAATCAGCGCAAGCATGACGGTGTGAGCTTCGAGGACGCCCGGCAGGTATTTCAGGATCCGCTGCACATCTCTGTGCAGGACCGCATCGAGGGTGGCGAACAACGTTGGCAAACCGTTGGGGCGGTCCAGGGCGTCTTGATCCTACTGGTGGCGCACACGGTCACGGAGCAAGACGCCGACGGCGGATCGGTCGAGATCATCCGTATCATTTCAGCGCGACGGGCCACGCCGCGAGAGAGGCGACGCTATGAAAACGAAGCTTGA
- a CDS encoding DUF4287 domain-containing protein has protein sequence MAEEKIKGPASYFPSIEKTYGRPIAEWKALVRGRLPAKHMELVAMLKTEHGMGHGHANAVVAHTLAEEGA, from the coding sequence ATGGCTGAAGAGAAGATCAAAGGCCCCGCGTCCTATTTTCCGTCCATCGAGAAGACCTACGGGCGGCCGATCGCCGAGTGGAAGGCCTTGGTGCGGGGGCGGCTGCCGGCCAAGCATATGGAGCTCGTCGCCATGCTGAAGACCGAGCATGGGATGGGGCATGGGCATGCGAATGCGGTGGTGGCGCATACTTTGGCGGAAGAGGGGGCGTAG
- a CDS encoding DUF885 domain-containing protein, translating to MHLSRRGFGLGVAGAAVASGAFAAPAGDLDAALTAYLDEAFEAELALEPERLTRLGRKTANDKLTDRSEAGLKARLDWRRGSVAGMKRRFDPGKLGEDARTSYDIWVLALARAEEAYRWRGHGYVFDRNGPHTGLPNFMINTHRVDSAADMAGYVARLSAIGPAMDVELDKAKAAAAEGVRMPRFAYDQSRDEVTRLTTGAPFDAGADSALFADAKAKAAALRAAGKIDGAQEAGFVAGAAAAMTGAMKPAYDRVGAWLAADRGAASALPQGAGALPDGAAYYQAMLRQQTTTDMSADQIHALGLSEVARIRAEMETLKGKIGFSGTLEDFFVALRTDDRFYVSNDDAGRARYLGLAAGYLAGMKARLPEFFGRLPKADLVVRRVEAFREEAGGAAHYSSGAPDGSRPGVFYVHLADTRATPLYEIEGTAYHEGWPGHHLQISLAQETRGLPVFRTQYGYAAYAEGWGLYVERMAKEVGFYTDPYSDFGRLGREIWRAIRLVVDTGIHAKGWSEDKATAFYTANSPQPVGKIASEIRRYFVTPGQACAYMVGQSRILALRAQARSALGAKYDQRAFHDVVLGAGSLPLPVLETRVRRWVKAQA from the coding sequence ATGCACCTTTCGCGACGTGGCTTCGGACTAGGTGTCGCGGGCGCGGCGGTGGCGTCGGGCGCTTTCGCGGCGCCGGCTGGCGATCTCGACGCGGCGCTGACCGCCTATCTGGACGAAGCCTTCGAGGCTGAACTGGCCCTGGAGCCGGAGCGGCTGACGCGGCTGGGGCGCAAGACCGCCAACGACAAACTCACCGACCGCAGCGAGGCGGGGCTGAAGGCGCGGCTGGACTGGCGGCGCGGCAGCGTGGCGGGGATGAAGCGGCGGTTCGATCCCGGCAAGTTGGGGGAGGACGCGCGGACGTCCTACGACATCTGGGTCCTAGCCCTGGCGCGGGCCGAGGAGGCCTATCGCTGGCGGGGGCATGGCTATGTGTTCGACCGCAATGGGCCGCACACCGGCCTGCCGAACTTCATGATCAACACCCATCGGGTGGATAGCGCCGCCGACATGGCGGGCTATGTGGCCCGGTTGTCGGCCATCGGGCCGGCGATGGATGTGGAGCTGGACAAGGCCAAGGCCGCGGCGGCGGAGGGCGTGCGGATGCCGCGCTTTGCCTATGACCAGTCGCGCGACGAGGTGACGCGGCTGACGACGGGTGCGCCCTTCGACGCCGGCGCGGACTCCGCCCTGTTCGCCGACGCCAAGGCCAAGGCGGCGGCTCTGCGCGCGGCGGGCAAGATCGATGGGGCCCAGGAGGCCGGCTTCGTGGCTGGGGCGGCGGCGGCCATGACGGGCGCGATGAAGCCCGCCTATGACCGCGTCGGCGCCTGGCTGGCGGCGGATCGGGGGGCGGCTTCGGCGCTGCCGCAGGGGGCCGGCGCCCTGCCGGACGGGGCGGCCTATTACCAGGCCATGCTGCGCCAGCAGACCACCACCGACATGAGCGCCGATCAGATCCATGCGCTGGGCCTGTCGGAGGTGGCGCGCATCCGGGCCGAGATGGAGACGCTGAAAGGCAAGATCGGGTTCTCAGGGACGCTGGAGGACTTCTTCGTCGCCCTGCGGACCGACGACCGGTTCTATGTGAGCAACGACGACGCCGGCCGGGCCAGGTACCTTGGACTGGCGGCGGGCTATCTGGCGGGCATGAAGGCGCGGCTGCCGGAGTTCTTCGGGCGGCTGCCCAAGGCTGACCTGGTGGTCAGGCGGGTGGAGGCGTTCCGCGAGGAGGCCGGCGGAGCGGCGCACTACAGCTCCGGCGCGCCGGACGGCTCGCGGCCCGGCGTCTTCTACGTGCACCTGGCCGACACCCGGGCGACGCCGCTCTACGAGATCGAGGGCACGGCCTATCACGAGGGCTGGCCGGGGCATCACCTGCAGATCTCCCTGGCTCAGGAGACCCGCGGCCTGCCGGTGTTCCGCACCCAGTACGGCTACGCGGCCTACGCCGAGGGCTGGGGGCTCTATGTGGAGCGCATGGCCAAGGAGGTGGGGTTCTACACCGATCCCTACAGCGACTTCGGGCGGCTGGGCCGCGAGATCTGGCGGGCGATCCGGCTGGTAGTGGACACCGGCATCCACGCCAAGGGCTGGAGCGAGGACAAGGCCACGGCCTTCTACACCGCCAACTCGCCGCAGCCGGTGGGCAAGATCGCCTCGGAAATCCGCCGTTACTTCGTCACGCCGGGACAGGCCTGCGCCTATATGGTGGGGCAGTCGCGGATATTGGCGCTGCGGGCGCAGGCGCGGAGCGCGCTGGGCGCCAAGTACGACCAGCGGGCGTTCCATGACGTGGTGCTGGGCGCCGGGTCCCTGCCGCTGCCGGTGCTGGAGACGCGGGTTCGGCGCTGGGTGAAGGCGCAGGCCTGA
- a CDS encoding ATP-binding protein: MFSYFRELLDTKLLSPHGFCLLWRPELLWTHVVSDALIGLAYMTIPLSLGVILHRRKDVPFGLVAWCFVLFIAACGFTHFMAIWTLWHPDYGAEALLKAATAIVSVFTALILWKLVPFAVSLPSPAHLQRANADLEQMLAERDIALASLKAESERRARAEEALRQAQKIEAVGQLTGGVAHDFNNLLTVIIGGLDTIRRNPDGDPARLKRAADMALQGAQRAAGLTARLLAFARRQPLNPTRLQINAVVRDLTDLLHRTLGEQVELETVLSSRVWVIEADQNQLESALVNLAVNARDAMPEGGKLTIETDNTELDERYAETDAEVIPGQYVVVAVSDCGEGMSKETLDRVFEPFFTTKEVGKGTGLGLSMVYGFVKQSGGHVTIYSEPGMGTTVKLYFPRFYGETEAIEAIPESAMPRGTLEDIVLVVEDNDEVRSFSTEALRDLGYGVLEVADAEAALEILRSDAEISLLFTDVVLPGKSGRVLSDMARTIRPDLPVLFTTGYSRNAIVHNGRLDPGVQLLGKPFTTAQLATRVRDVLDKGSKSKS; the protein is encoded by the coding sequence TTGTTCAGCTACTTCCGGGAATTGCTCGACACAAAGCTGCTCTCGCCTCACGGATTTTGCCTGTTATGGCGACCGGAGCTGCTGTGGACCCATGTTGTCTCCGACGCCCTGATCGGCCTGGCCTACATGACGATCCCGCTGTCCCTGGGAGTCATCCTGCACAGACGAAAGGACGTTCCCTTCGGCCTGGTGGCCTGGTGCTTCGTGCTGTTCATCGCCGCCTGTGGTTTCACCCACTTCATGGCCATCTGGACGCTTTGGCATCCAGACTACGGCGCCGAGGCCCTGTTGAAGGCCGCCACGGCCATCGTGTCGGTCTTTACCGCCCTCATCCTGTGGAAGCTGGTCCCCTTCGCCGTCAGCCTTCCGTCCCCGGCTCATCTGCAGCGCGCCAACGCCGACCTGGAGCAGATGCTGGCGGAGCGGGACATCGCGCTGGCCAGCCTGAAGGCGGAGAGCGAACGCCGGGCCCGCGCCGAGGAGGCGCTGCGGCAGGCCCAGAAGATCGAGGCGGTGGGACAGCTGACCGGCGGCGTTGCGCACGACTTCAACAACCTGCTGACCGTCATCATAGGCGGGCTCGACACCATTCGCCGCAATCCCGACGGCGACCCCGCCCGCTTGAAGCGGGCCGCGGACATGGCGCTGCAGGGCGCCCAGCGTGCCGCCGGCCTCACCGCCCGGCTGCTGGCCTTCGCCCGGCGTCAGCCGCTTAACCCCACGCGCCTGCAGATCAACGCCGTGGTGCGCGACCTCACCGACCTGCTTCACCGGACGCTCGGGGAACAGGTGGAGCTGGAGACCGTGCTGTCGTCGCGGGTCTGGGTCATCGAGGCCGACCAGAACCAGCTTGAAAGCGCCTTGGTGAACCTCGCGGTCAACGCGCGCGACGCCATGCCGGAAGGCGGGAAGCTCACCATCGAGACCGACAACACCGAGCTTGACGAACGCTATGCGGAGACCGACGCCGAGGTGATCCCCGGGCAGTACGTCGTCGTCGCCGTCAGCGACTGCGGTGAGGGCATGAGCAAGGAGACCCTGGACCGGGTCTTCGAGCCGTTCTTCACCACCAAGGAGGTCGGCAAGGGTACGGGACTGGGATTGAGCATGGTCTACGGCTTCGTCAAGCAGTCCGGCGGCCACGTGACCATCTATAGCGAGCCGGGGATGGGAACCACGGTCAAACTCTACTTCCCACGCTTCTACGGAGAGACCGAGGCGATCGAGGCGATCCCTGAGTCCGCCATGCCCCGCGGGACGCTGGAGGACATTGTTCTTGTCGTCGAGGACAACGACGAGGTGAGAAGCTTCAGCACCGAGGCCCTGCGGGACCTCGGCTACGGCGTTCTCGAAGTGGCCGACGCCGAGGCGGCTCTGGAGATCCTGCGCAGCGACGCCGAGATTTCGCTGCTGTTCACCGACGTCGTGCTGCCCGGCAAGAGCGGCCGGGTGCTGAGCGACATGGCCAGGACCATTCGCCCCGACCTGCCCGTGCTGTTCACCACCGGCTACTCGCGCAACGCCATCGTCCACAACGGTCGCCTCGATCCCGGCGTGCAGCTGCTGGGCAAGCCCTTCACCACCGCACAGCTGGCCACCCGGGTCCGCGACGTCCTCGACAAGGGCTCTAAATCAAAAAGTTAG
- a CDS encoding class I SAM-dependent methyltransferase, with protein MPDTLPTDRDWRRHWDGGAPLADDALVQVGRTVGGKPIDAAQMDRLVGAIEDALDLQAGDVLADLCCGNGLITVRLAQRCAAVVGIDYSRELIAVARRDYAGANVTYHQRSAEQIGPGDFPPPGLNKVVMNQGLQYFDEAMLRGLLGNIEAFARGETRLVFTDVPDVARLTAFYDTPERWAAFERARAAGEEALGTWWSRDHLRGVLEDFGYAVAFQVDPGRFTAHYRFDVLATKG; from the coding sequence ATGCCTGACACCCTGCCGACCGACCGCGACTGGCGGCGCCATTGGGACGGCGGCGCGCCGTTGGCCGATGACGCCCTGGTGCAGGTGGGCCGCACGGTGGGGGGCAAGCCCATCGACGCCGCTCAGATGGACCGGCTGGTGGGGGCCATTGAGGATGCGCTGGATCTGCAGGCGGGCGACGTGCTGGCCGACCTGTGCTGCGGCAACGGGCTGATCACGGTGCGGCTGGCGCAGCGATGCGCGGCCGTGGTGGGGATCGACTATTCGCGGGAGCTGATCGCGGTGGCGCGGCGGGACTATGCGGGCGCCAACGTCACCTATCATCAGCGCAGCGCCGAGCAGATCGGGCCAGGCGACTTTCCGCCGCCGGGCCTCAACAAGGTGGTGATGAACCAGGGGCTGCAATATTTCGACGAGGCCATGCTGCGGGGGCTGCTGGGCAACATCGAGGCCTTCGCAAGAGGCGAGACAAGGCTGGTCTTCACCGATGTTCCCGACGTGGCGCGGCTGACGGCCTTCTACGACACGCCGGAACGCTGGGCGGCGTTCGAGCGGGCCCGCGCGGCCGGCGAAGAGGCCCTGGGGACCTGGTGGAGCCGCGACCACCTGCGCGGCGTGCTGGAGGACTTTGGCTACGCGGTGGCGTTCCAGGTCGATCCGGGGCGCTTCACGGCCCACTACCGCTTCGACGTGCTGGCGACCAAGGGCTGA
- a CDS encoding lipocalin family protein yields MRSLAPLLLAAAALMGAAPAMAAPAPPADKIELTKMTGRWYEVARLPNNTQKDCQGGTSDWVRTGDGYSVVQACHKGTLAAPATEWKAKAKVIDPKTNARIKMSFFGGMLSQEYWVLDHKSDWLILGTPNGRYMWLMSQRPILSASAKSQAVARVKSLGYDVSRLEFPTPARN; encoded by the coding sequence ATGCGTTCCTTGGCCCCTCTGCTGCTCGCCGCCGCCGCCCTGATGGGCGCCGCGCCCGCCATGGCCGCGCCGGCCCCGCCGGCCGACAAGATCGAGCTGACCAAGATGACGGGCCGCTGGTACGAGGTCGCCCGCCTGCCCAACAACACCCAGAAGGATTGCCAGGGCGGCACCTCGGACTGGGTGCGCACCGGCGACGGCTATTCGGTGGTCCAGGCCTGCCACAAGGGCACGCTGGCGGCGCCGGCCACCGAGTGGAAGGCCAAGGCCAAGGTCATCGATCCCAAGACCAACGCCCGCATCAAGATGAGCTTCTTCGGCGGCATGCTGAGCCAGGAATACTGGGTGCTGGACCACAAGAGCGACTGGCTGATCCTGGGCACCCCCAACGGCCGGTACATGTGGCTGATGTCCCAGCGCCCGATCCTGAGCGCGAGCGCCAAGTCCCAGGCCGTGGCCCGGGTGAAGTCCCTGGGCTACGACGTCAGCCGGTTGGAATTCCCGACGCCGGCGCGGAACTAG
- the mmcB gene encoding MmcB family DNA repair protein — protein sequence MDVIVTITRPEITTAVTRGAARLLIDLGYAPLAEVTLPNGRRADLMALSRKGHILILEVKSGVEDFRVDRKWHEYMPYCDAFAFAVAPEFPRDILPEEPGLVVCDGFGGAVLREAPSVPLAGARRKALTIAFARLAALRAAGGVGTLLEA from the coding sequence ATGGACGTCATCGTCACCATCACGCGCCCGGAGATCACCACCGCCGTCACGCGCGGGGCCGCCCGGCTGCTGATCGACCTGGGCTATGCGCCCCTGGCGGAGGTGACCCTGCCCAATGGGCGGCGCGCCGACCTGATGGCCCTGTCGCGCAAGGGCCACATCCTGATCCTCGAGGTGAAGTCCGGCGTCGAGGACTTCCGGGTGGACCGCAAGTGGCATGAGTACATGCCCTATTGCGACGCCTTCGCCTTCGCCGTGGCCCCGGAGTTTCCGCGGGACATCCTCCCCGAGGAGCCGGGCCTGGTGGTCTGCGACGGCTTCGGCGGCGCGGTGCTGCGCGAGGCGCCCAGCGTTCCCTTGGCCGGCGCCCGGCGCAAGGCCCTGACCATCGCCTTCGCCCGGCTCGCGGCGCTACGGGCGGCGGGGGGCGTGGGGACCTTGCTGGAGGCTTAA
- a CDS encoding GIY-YIG nuclease family protein — translation MLASGRNGTLYTGVTAHLSRRVHQHREGRTPGFTSKYGVKRLVWYGTFSSIYDAITTEKRIKRWRRAWKIDLIEKMNPQWLDLYETLNA, via the coding sequence ATCCTTGCCAGCGGTCGCAACGGCACGTTGTACACTGGCGTCACGGCTCACCTATCACGCCGAGTCCACCAGCATCGCGAGGGCCGGACACCCGGCTTCACCTCCAAGTATGGCGTCAAACGGCTCGTCTGGTATGGGACGTTTTCAAGCATCTACGACGCCATCACTACGGAGAAGCGCATCAAGCGCTGGCGGAGGGCGTGGAAGATCGACCTGATCGAGAAGATGAACCCGCAGTGGCTTGACCTCTACGAGACGCTGAACGCGTGA